Proteins from a single region of Kluyveromyces lactis strain NRRL Y-1140 chromosome A complete sequence:
- a CDS encoding uncharacterized protein (similar to uniprot|P36087 Saccharomyces cerevisiae YKL070W), protein MYIPSHLEVTDLDKQVSVIKQYPLGVLFNYNSAKTGLLDYFKSGKPPSGTDRVDSVMCATHVPFHYVEDPEGKTKGKLIAHLAGQNQHIAMLEENANCLVVFQSVDSYVSPEWYPLKKKTHKFVPTWDFACVHVYGRAKIIHDDEEWLLGMLNSITDQEEKKRPDTTTVSEKDEDHSGEKGEVPIHRWKVEEAEKRYLSQAMKNIVGLEIEIDHVQSKFKFHQDQPPVNVNGVLDGYAKELDPKKAQELEKFTRQQYPREL, encoded by the coding sequence ATGTACATACCAAGTCATTTAGAGGTTACTGATTTAGACAAGCAGGTCAGCGTCATAAAACAATACCCGTTGGGTGTATTGTTCAATTACAATTCCGCAAAGACGGGTTTATTGGACTATTTCAAGTCTGGTAAGCCACCTTCGGGAACCGACCGTGTGGATTCTGTCATGTGTGCTACTCATGTGCCATTCCATTACGTAGAGGATCCGGAGGGCAAGACCAAGGGTAAATTGATCGCCCATTTGGCTGGGCAGAACCAGCATATTGCCATGCTTGAAGAGAACGCTAACTGCTTAGTGGTTTTCCAGAGTGTGGACTCGTATGTGTCTCCGGAATGGTATccgttgaagaagaagacgcATAAGTTCGTTCCGACCTGGGATTTTGCGTGCGTTCACGTTTACGGTAGGGCCAAGATCATTCATGATGACGAGGAATGGTTGCTGGGTATGTTGAATTCGATCACAGACcaagaggaaaagaaacgTCCAGATACGACGACTGTTTCCgagaaagatgaagatcaCTCCGGTGAGAAAGGCGAGGTCCCGATCCACCGCTGGAAAGTGGAAGAAGCTGAGAAGAGGTACTTGAGCCAGGCGATGAAGAATATCGTTGGTCTTGAGATTGAAATCGATCACGTTCAATCCAAGTTCAAATTCCACCAAGATCAACCACCAGTTAATGTCAACGGTGTACTAGACGGGTACGCCAAGGAATTGGATCCTAAAAAGGCGCAGGAACTTGAGAAGTTTACCCGTCAACAGTACCCAAGGGAATTATAA
- the RPS11B gene encoding 40S ribosomal protein uS17 (highly similar to uniprot|P26781 Saccharomyces cerevisiae YDR025w RPS18A or uniprot|P26781 Saccharomyces cerevisiae YBR048w RPS18B ribosomal protein) produces the protein MSTELTVQSERAFQKQPHIFTNPKAKANRKTKRWYKNVGLGFKTPKTAIEGSYIDKKCPFTGLVSIRGKILTGTVVSTRMHRTIVIRRDYLHYVPKYNRYEKRHKNVPAHVSPAFRVQVGDIVTVGQCRPISKTVRFNVLKVASATGKANKQFAKF, from the exons ATGTCCACTGAATTGACTGTTCAATCTGAAAGAGCTTTCCAAAAG CAACCTCACATCTTCACCAATCCAAAGGCCAAGGCCAACAGAAAGACCAAGAGATGGTATAAGAACGTTGGTTTGGGTTTCAAGACCCCAAAGACCGCTATTGAAGGTTCTTACATCGACAAGAAGTGTCCATTCACCGGTTTGGTTTCCATCCGTGGTAAGATCTTGACCGGTACCGTTGTTTCCACCAGAATGCACCGTACCATCGTCATCAGAAGAGACTACTTGCACTACGTTCCAAAGTACAACAGATACGAAAAGAGACACAAGAACGTCCCAGCTCACGTCTCCCCAGCTTTCCGTGTCCAAGTCGGTGACATCGTTACTGTCGGTCAATGTAGACCAATCTCCAAGACCGTTAGATTCAACGTCTTGAAGGTTGCTTCTGCTACCGGTAAGGCTAACAAGCAATTTGCCAAGTTCTAA
- a CDS encoding uncharacterized protein (no similarity) has translation MYLVSYCTYEPNVFFMLKSGKLGIWMGAGWPWRPWRPIGRNPWAGFPGESPGNGFGKDSLWAGSLVGQGIGGPTAPELGSILPFLGTPSRAKLGSFRPVSSHLLCPPTLSPLSPTLPTCSTPANQLFQNTAEAPYT, from the coding sequence ATGTATCTTGTATCGTATTGTACCTATGAACCAAACGTATTCTTCATGTTGAAAAGTGGGAAATTGGGAATCTGGATGGGGGCAGGCTGGCCGTGGAGGCCGTGGAGGCCAATAGGCAGGAATCCCTGGGCAGGGTTTCCTGGTGAGAGTCCTGGGAATGGCTTTGGCAAGGATTCACTGTGGGCAGGCAGTTTGGTTGGACAGGGCATTGGTGGGCCTACTGCTCCCGAGCTAGGCTCAATCCTGCCATTCCTTGGAACTCCTTCTAGGGCCAAGCTAGGCTCATTCAGACCAGTTTCCTCCCACCTGCTCTGCCCACCAACTCTCAGTCCTCTCAGTCCAACCCTGCCTACCTGCAGCACTCCTGCAAACcaactttttcaaaataCTGCTGAAGCACCATATACTTAA
- the FMP23 gene encoding Fmp23p (similar to uniprot|P38231 Saccharomyces cerevisiae YBR047W FMP23 The authentic non-tagged protein was localized to the mitochondria) yields the protein MLKFSRTFTTFSRLSSRAVSNRVIIPPKALTDLGQPTLKSLRSEYKQLPENSNFIDKFYTELQKFHDEFLVPRLNKHYTDFDENPDDLVFELEKYIELHIIPSHSVRTQKSDLMAQGINLPMVYCETLGDKMVIERFIEFCRSVRYTLRLNGGHSFIFDIMLQSNSVFQDFEKSKYQQTKEQ from the coding sequence ATGCTCAAATTTAGCAGAACATTCACGACATTCAGCAGACTTTCATCAAGAGCTGTTTCCAACAGGGTAATTATCCCTCCAAAAGCGTTGACTGATCTTGGACAACCTACTCTCAAATCGTTAAGGAGCGAATACAAGCAACTACCGGAGAATTCCAATTTCATCGACAAGTTTTACACCGAGTTGCAGAAATTCCACGATGAGTTCTTGGTGCCTCGTTTGAACAAGCATTACACGGATTTCGATGAGAACCCTGATGATTTGGTGTTTGAATTAGAGAAATACATAGAATTACACATTATCCCTTCACACTCTGTGCGCACTCAGAAATCGGATCTGATGGCTCAGGGTATTAATTTGCCAATGGTCTACTGTGAGACCTTGGGTGACAAGATGGTTATCGAAAGGTTCATCGAGTTCTGTCGGAGTGTCAGATACACTTTGCGTCTGAACGGTGGCCACagtttcatctttgatatcaTGTTGCAAAGCAACTCTGTGTTCCAGGATTTCGAGAAGAGCAAATACCAGCAGACGAAAGAGCAGTAA
- the ZTA1 gene encoding NADPH:quinone reductase (highly similar to uniprot|P38230 Saccharomyces cerevisiae YBR046C), with amino-acid sequence MFSAVRSVVSSGIKTSIRTMSTIPGVQKVVLIRENGGPEVLKYEEDYPVPKIGATDLLIKNKYAGINFIEVYFRKGIYPSEKPYVLGREAVGEVVAKGDQVDKYNVGDKVAYLSASTFAQFTKYPQNGHLIKLPKDISAEKEKIIAGSLVQGLTPLTFIDEAYNVQKGDFILVYAAAGGVGLIFDQLLKARGARTIAVASTDEKLQLAKEYGAEFLINSTKDDIVEKVKEFTNGEGVAAAFDSIGKDTFETTLQVVKRKGTIVSFGNASGAVPPFSINRLSPKNLKLVRPQLFAYVADPSEWEHYSSELIRLIDSGELKITISKVYPLKDYKEATEDLESRKTVGKLILEIPE; translated from the coding sequence ATGTTCAGTGCAGTGAGAAGTGTGGTTTCCAGTGGCATTAAAACCAGTATCAGAACCATGTCTACCATTCCAGGCGTGCAAAAAGTTGTGTTAATCAGAGAAAATGGTGGCCCAGAAGTGTTAAAGTACGAAGAAGATTACCCAGTTCCTAAGATCGGTGCCACCGATCTTCTAATCAAGAACAAATACGCCGGTATCAACTTCATCGAAGTCTATTTCCGTAAAGGCATTTACCCAAGTGAAAAACCTTATGTGTTAGGTAGAGAAGCCGTTGGTGAAGTGGTCGCTAAAGGTGACCAAGTTGATAAGTACAACGTCGGTGATAAAGTTGCCTACTTGTCTGCATCGACTTTCGCTCAATTCACTAAGTACCCACAGAATGGGCATTTGATTAAGCTACCTAAAGATATCTCTGCtgagaaggaaaaaatcATCGCTGGTTCGTTGGTTCAAGGTTTGACCCCGTTAACTTTCATCGACGAGGCTTATAACGTTCAGAAGGGCGATTTCATCCTTGTTTATGCTGCTGCAGGTGGTGTTGGGTTGATCTTTGatcaattgttgaaagcAAGAGGTGCTAGAACCATTGCCGTTGCCTCTACCGATGAAAAACTGCAATTGGCTAAGGAATATGGTGCAGAGTTCTTAATTAACTCTACTAAAGACGATATCGTCGAGAAGGTTAAAGAATTCACAAATGGGGAAGGTGTCGCTGCCGCTTTCGATTCTATCGGTAAGGATACGTTTGAAACCACTCTTCAAGTTGTTAAGAGAAAAGGTACTATTGTCTCCTTTGGTAATGCTTCTGGTGCTGTTCCACCATTTTCAATCAACAGATTGTCGCccaagaatttgaagctAGTGAGACCTCAATTGTTCGCCTACGTGGCCGATCCTAGTGAATGGGAACATTACTCTTCTGAATTGATCAGATTAATCGATTCAGGTGAATTGAAGATCACTATTTCGAAGGTTTatcctttgaaagattaCAAAGAGGCTACTGAAGACTTGGAATCTAGGAAGACAGTAGGTAAGTTGATTTTGGAGATTCCAGAATAG
- the GIP1 gene encoding protein phosphatase regulator GIP1 (weakly similar to uniprot|P38229 Saccharomyces cerevisiae YBR045C GIP1 Meiosis-specific protein proposed to be a regulatory subunit of the protein phosphatase Glc7p, required for spore wall formation and proper septin organization) has product MATASLLTSIVHHDSGGLPSGTKRAKLKRLFSSLSGVTPTSENRSLGYETPPTLSPDEFAGISPTKQAFKKMRFFFSRHWHGMDQGEPDHCYSTNNDDQSVGNYSCYNKYKTDGQQLERLFNEAVVDKRPPVTRDDAVRKMAPFEAMDPRFANNWMKNIQDFNITFSPVDTEPSIVIPSSSDVLKTKIATATEKGQREGQLSPDNHSKSSGVYRALANQAISYCNSGSATQKSSSYEYGNPSALPDLLYGLESLPTVSGKDCSTPPQCPSVQLIQDRDDFGLLTSGGRSLKNGSKIFSATTQQSPKNELVEPNSGSQKVVIPTFREETGLEVHSIASNLQVGTLTESDLIKLASAKRRSFMDAKFYDEESEISDDEQEEHQGSKHVPCHEPSLQNLKSAANCDNATGKSEKNDTVKFNKYSYLVIYDASTKCLYSESTDKLTLRIPNEITDATDNSIYIAAESTPYQESTMLKSILKRRTNEQEDIEAERAKKCDEIDATDFLQFVENHESKKRRGEQLLVLARERQLQNYYDDQAVPTIKIRKERPSYSDFEDEYNQNLE; this is encoded by the coding sequence ATGGCTACTGCTTCGTTACTGACATCGATTGTTCATCATGATTCGGGTGGACTTCCTAGTGGTACAAAAAGAGCTAAATTGAAGAGACTCTTCAGTTCCTTGAGTGGCGTTACTCCAACATCTGAAAACCGAAGCTTGGGGTATGAGACACCTCCTACCCTGAGTCCTGATGAATTCGCCGGAATTTCGCCAACGAAGCAAGctttcaagaagatgagattcttcttctcaagGCATTGGCATGGGATGGATCAAGGAGAACCAGATCATTGCTATTCAACTAACAATGATGATCAGTCAGTGGGCAACTACTCGTGTTACAACAAGTATAAGACTGACGGTCAACAATTAGAACGTTTATTCAACGAAGCTGTTGTCGATAAAAGACCGCCTGTAACAAGGGACGATGCTGTGAGGAAAATGGCACCATTTGAGGCTATGGACCCCAGATTTGCCAAcaattggatgaaaaatATTCAGGACTTTAACATTACATTCAGTCCTGTTGATACAGAACCTAGCATTGTGATCccttcatcttctgatgTTCTAAAAACGAAGATAGCGACAGCGACAGAAAAGGGTCAGCGCGAAGGTCAGTTATCTCCGGACAACCATTCCAAATCTAGTGGAGTATACAGAGCATTGGCAAATCAAGCTATTTCTTATTGCAACTCGGGTTCAGCGACACAGAAATCCAGTAGTTACGAATATGGTAATCCTTCTGCTTTGCCAGATCTCTTATACGGTTTAGAGAGTCTACCAACGGTCTCAGGTAAAGATTGTTCAACACCTCCGCAGTGCCCTTCGGTGCAATTGATTCAGGATAGAGACGATTTTGGATTATTGACATCTGGAGGAAGAAGTCTAAAGAACGGATCTAAGATATTCAGTGCTACCACTCAACAATCCCCCAAAAATGAACTGGTAGAACCAAATAGCGGTTCCCAAAAAGTGGTCATTCCAACGTTCAGGGAAGAAACCGGTTTGGAAGTTCATTCTATTGCAAGTAACTTACAAGTCGGCACATTAACCGAATCAGATTTGATTAAATTGGCCAGCGCTAAGAGAAGATCTTTCATGGATGCCAAGTTTTacgatgaagaatctgAGATTTCTGACGATGAACAAGAGGAACATCAAGGATCAAAACATGTTCCTTGTCATGAACCATCGTTacagaatttgaaatcagcAGCTAATTGCGATAATGCAACTGGAAAGTCTGAAAAGAATGACACTGTCAAGTTCAACAAGTATTCATATTTAGTCATTTATGATGCATCCACGAAATGTCTTTATTCAGAATCCACTGACAAATTGACATTGAGGATTCCGAATGAGATTACTGACGCTACAGATAATTCAATTTATATTGCAGCCGAATCTACGCCTTATCAAGAATCTACAATGCTGAAATCTATCTTGAAACGTAGGACTAACGAGCAAGAAGACATAGAAGCTGAACGTGCGAAGAAATGTGACGAAATTGATGCTACTGATTTTTTACAGTTTGTTGAAAACCATGAGAGTAAGAAAAGGAGGGGTGAACAGCTATTAGTCCTTGCTCGTGAAAGACAATTGCAAAATTACTATGACGATCAGGCTGTTCCAACTATCAAAATTAGAAAGGAAAGGCCATCTTActctgattttgaagatgagtACAACCAAAATTTGGAATAA
- the SES1 gene encoding serine--tRNA ligase SES1 (highly similar to uniprot|P07284 Saccharomyces cerevisiae YDR023W SES1 seryl-tRNA synthetase): MLDITQFIEEKGGNPELIRKSQIARGASVEIVDEIIAGYKEWVKTRFQVDELNKQLNKVQKEIGLKFKNKEDASELLAEKDRIVAEKKVLSEREQEEDKQLRSKVNQVGNIVHPSVVVSNDEENNELVRSWMPENIKEVAQVATATGAEAKLSHHEILLRLDGYDPERGVKITGHRGYFFRNYGVFLNQALINYGLSFLASKGYTPLQAPVMMNKDVMAKTAQLSEFDEELYKVLDGDDEKYLIATSEQPISAYHSGEWFEKPQEQLPVRYVGYSSCFRREAGSHGKDAWGVFRVHAFEKIEQFVLTEPEKSWEEFDKMINYSEEFYQSLGLPYRVVGIVSGELNNAAAKKYDLEAWFPYQKEYKELVSCSNCTDYQSRNLEIRCGIKKMGDREKKYVHCLNSTLCATQRALCCVLENYQTDEGLKVPEVLRKYIPGEPEFLPYVKELPKNSTSNKKKN; this comes from the coding sequence ATGTTGGATATTACTCAATttattgaagagaaagGTGGTAACCCAGAGTTGATTAGAAAGTCCCAAATCGCTCGTGGTGCTAGTGTTGAAATCGTCGATGAGATCATCGCAGGCTATAAAGAATGGGTCAAGACTAGATTCcaagttgatgaattgaacaagCAACTAAACAAGGtccaaaaggaaattggattgaaattcaagaataaGGAAGATGCCAGTGAATTGTTGGCTGAAAAGGACAGAATTGTCGCTGAGAAGAAAGTGTTGTCTGAAAGGGAACAAGAGGAAGATAAGCAGTTGAGATCCAAGGTTAACCAAGTTGGTAACATTGTTCACCCatctgttgttgtttctaACGATGAAGAGAACAACGAGTTGGTCCGTAGTTGGATGCCAGAAAACATCAAGGAAGTGGCCCAAGTAGCTACTGCCACTGGTGCTGAGGCCAAGTTGTCTCACCATGAGATCTTGTTGAGATTGGATGGTTACGATCCAGAACGTGGTGTTAAGATTACTGGTCACAGAGGTTACTTCTTCAGAAACTACGGTGTGTTTTTGAACCAAGCTTTGATCAACTATGGTTTGTCCTTCTTGGCTTCCAAAGGGTACACTCCTTTGCAAGCTCCAGTAATGATGAACAAGGACGTTATGGCCAAGACTGCTCAATTATCTgaattcgatgaagaactaTACAAGGTCTTggatggtgatgatgaaaaataCTTGATCGCTACCTCCGAACAACCCATTTCTGCATACCACTCCGGTGAATGGTTTGAAAAGCCTCAAGAACAATTGCCAGTTCGTTATGTTGGTTACTCTTCTTGTTTCCGTAGAGAAGCTGGTTCTCATGGTAAAGATGCTTGGGGTGTCTTTAGAGTTCATGCTTTCGAAAAGATTGAGCAATTTGTCTTGACTGAACCAGAAAAATCTTGggaagaatttgataagatGATCAATTACTCTGAAGAATTCTACCAATCCTTGGGCTTACCTTACCGTGTCGTCGGTATTGTTTCCGGTGAATTGAACAACGCCGCCGCCAAGAAGTACGATCTAGAGGCTTGGTTCCCATACCAAAAGGAATACAAGGAATTGGTCTCTTGTTCTAACTGTACCGATTATCAATCTAGAAACTTGGAAATCAGATGTGGTATCAAGAAGATGGGTGacagagaaaagaaatacgTACACTGTTTGAACTCTACCTTGTGTGCTACACAAAGAGCTCTATGTTGTGTTCTAGAAAATTACCAAACCGATGAAGGTCTAAAGGTCCCAGAGGTGTTGAGAAAGTACATTCCAGGTGAACCTGAATTTTTGCCATACGTGAAAGAATTGCCAAAGAACTCTACTTCtaacaagaagaagaactaa